The genomic segment AGGCAACAATGCAACGATTCGCGCTCTTTTGATAGCTACTGTCATCTCTCTCTGGTGTTTGGCGCAATTGCCGGTTATTCTTCGGGGAAGGATTTTTCCTCTTTCAGTGATGAATTTTTTCAATTTTTCCGCCTGTTTGTAATCAATGTAATCCGTCTTTTCCTGGCAAAAAACGCACACCTTTTTTCTGGGCCTGCGCCCTCTATCTCTTCTCATCTACTTACTCCTTTCTCGAAACAGCAGATAGACAAATTTTAAAAAGGAATGTCGTC from the Bacillota bacterium genome contains:
- a CDS encoding 30S ribosomal protein S18 is translated as MRRDRGRRPRKKVCVFCQEKTDYIDYKQAEKLKKFITERGKILPRRITGNCAKHQREMTVAIKRARIVALLPFTSESS